A single region of the Aurantiacibacter sp. MUD11 genome encodes:
- a CDS encoding cytochrome c1, which translates to MIRLVGILIGLGFTFVVLLAFITGASTVIGQGYLTEETAEYAFHEEAHGPDGGFQFEGPFGTWDYTQLQRGYQVYKEVCSACHSLDYVAFRDLTDLGYSEAQAKAEAATWQVPGINPDTGEATSVPAAWTDYFPSPYPNDVAAAAANNNAIPPDLSLMAKARHDGSNYIYALLTGYQEPSAELLERFPDSAPGTGLYHNPYFANLNLAMAPPITADGQVTYADGTEATVEQMSADVAAFLTWTAEPTLVKRKAVGWAVLGFLFFATILAWFAKKQVWADVKPKRRKD; encoded by the coding sequence ATGATTCGCCTTGTTGGAATCCTCATCGGCCTTGGCTTCACCTTCGTGGTGCTGCTGGCCTTCATCACCGGTGCTTCCACCGTCATCGGCCAGGGCTACCTGACTGAAGAAACCGCCGAGTACGCCTTCCACGAGGAAGCGCACGGCCCTGACGGCGGCTTCCAGTTCGAAGGTCCGTTCGGCACCTGGGACTACACCCAGCTGCAGCGCGGCTACCAGGTCTACAAGGAAGTGTGCTCGGCCTGTCACTCGCTTGACTACGTCGCCTTCCGCGACCTGACCGACCTCGGCTATTCCGAGGCGCAGGCCAAGGCCGAAGCTGCCACCTGGCAGGTTCCGGGCATCAACCCCGACACGGGTGAAGCGACCTCGGTGCCGGCCGCATGGACCGACTACTTCCCGTCGCCCTATCCGAACGACGTTGCTGCCGCTGCAGCGAACAACAATGCCATTCCGCCTGACCTCTCGCTGATGGCGAAGGCCCGCCACGACGGCAGCAACTACATTTACGCGCTGCTGACCGGCTATCAGGAACCCTCCGCCGAACTGCTGGAGCGTTTCCCCGATTCCGCGCCGGGCACGGGCCTCTATCACAACCCGTACTTCGCCAACCTCAACCTGGCGATGGCTCCGCCGATCACGGCAGACGGCCAGGTCACCTATGCCGACGGCACCGAAGCGACTGTCGAGCAGATGTCTGCCGACGTGGCCGCCTTCCTGACCTGGACCGCCGAACCCACGCTGGTGAAGCGCAAGGCAGTTGGCTGGGCCGTGCTGGGCTTCCTGTTCTTCGCCACCATCCTGGCCTGGTTCGCCAAGAAGCAGGTGTGGGCGGACGTCAAGCCGAAGCGCCGCAAGGACTGA
- the petA gene encoding ubiquinol-cytochrome c reductase iron-sulfur subunit → MATTTGTPETAEVAGEDGVRRRDFIEIAAVSAAGFGGLVTLIPLVSQMAPSEDVLAESTTELDISSLEVGQSIKAVFRKQPVFVRRLTQAEIDEANAVDVGDLRDPQTLAERTLPGNEDLLVVMGVCTHLGCVPLGAAEGENKGEFGGYFCPCHGSHYDTAARIRKGPAPTNLAVPEYTISDTTLVIG, encoded by the coding sequence ATGGCAACCACCACTGGCACTCCCGAGACCGCAGAGGTCGCAGGTGAAGACGGCGTCCGCCGTCGCGATTTTATCGAGATTGCAGCCGTTTCGGCGGCAGGTTTCGGCGGCCTCGTCACGCTGATCCCGCTGGTCAGCCAGATGGCCCCGTCGGAAGACGTGCTGGCCGAGAGCACCACCGAGCTGGACATTTCCTCGCTGGAGGTGGGCCAGTCGATCAAGGCGGTGTTCCGCAAGCAGCCGGTGTTCGTCCGCCGCCTGACGCAGGCTGAGATCGACGAAGCCAATGCCGTGGACGTCGGCGACCTGCGCGACCCGCAGACGCTGGCGGAACGTACCCTGCCCGGCAACGAAGACCTGCTCGTGGTGATGGGTGTCTGCACCCACCTCGGCTGTGTGCCGCTGGGTGCCGCCGAGGGTGAGAACAAGGGCGAGTTCGGCGGTTACTTCTGCCCCTGCCACGGTTCGCACTACGACACCGCCGCCCGTATCCGTAAGGGTCCGGCACCGACGAACCTGGCGGTTCCCGAATATACCATCTCCGACACGACGCTCGTGATCGGCTGA
- a CDS encoding cytochrome b, which yields MSFPWAKEYQPTNPVMRFFDEKLPLPRLVYNAVGAGYPVPRNLTYFWNFGVLAGFFLVLQIVTGVVLAMHYAPNTLVAFGSVEHIMRDVNWGWLMRYTHANGASFFFVVIYIHIFRGLFYASYKPPREMIWLIGVVIFLLMMATAFMGYVLPWGQMSFWGAQVITGLFEAIPLVGPGLKTWLLGGFAPDNAALNRFFSLHFLLPFVIAGCVILHIWALHIPGSSNPTGVEVKQESDTVPFHPYYTAKDGFGLGVALLVFFAFVFFLPNALGHPDNYIEANPLSTPAHIVPEWYFYPFYAILRAFTFDFILPAKLWGVLAMFSAILVWFFLPWLDKGPVRSGHYRPLFRKFFWFGLIPCMAVLFYCGGAPAEEPYVMISQIATAYYFLHFLVILPIVSSIERPEPLPFSITEAVLGSDEKAVLGDNAKPAV from the coding sequence ATGAGCTTTCCCTGGGCCAAGGAATACCAGCCGACCAACCCGGTGATGCGGTTCTTCGACGAGAAGCTGCCGCTCCCGCGCCTCGTCTACAATGCCGTGGGCGCTGGCTATCCGGTTCCCCGCAACCTGACGTACTTCTGGAACTTCGGCGTCCTCGCCGGCTTCTTCCTGGTGCTGCAGATCGTCACTGGCGTGGTGCTGGCGATGCATTACGCGCCGAACACGCTGGTTGCCTTCGGTTCGGTCGAGCACATCATGCGCGACGTCAACTGGGGCTGGCTGATGCGGTACACGCACGCCAACGGCGCCAGCTTCTTCTTCGTCGTCATCTACATCCACATCTTCCGCGGGCTGTTCTACGCTTCGTACAAGCCGCCGCGCGAGATGATCTGGCTGATCGGCGTCGTGATCTTCCTGCTGATGATGGCCACCGCCTTCATGGGCTACGTGCTGCCGTGGGGCCAGATGAGCTTCTGGGGCGCGCAGGTCATCACCGGCCTGTTCGAGGCCATCCCGCTGGTCGGCCCCGGCCTGAAGACCTGGCTGCTGGGCGGCTTCGCACCGGATAACGCCGCGCTGAACCGCTTCTTCAGCCTGCACTTCCTGCTGCCCTTCGTGATCGCCGGCTGCGTGATCCTGCACATCTGGGCGCTGCACATCCCCGGTTCGTCGAACCCGACGGGCGTGGAAGTGAAGCAGGAATCGGACACCGTGCCGTTCCACCCGTACTACACCGCCAAGGACGGTTTCGGCCTGGGCGTGGCGCTGCTGGTGTTCTTCGCCTTCGTGTTCTTCCTGCCGAACGCGCTGGGCCACCCGGACAACTACATCGAGGCGAACCCGCTCTCGACCCCGGCGCACATCGTTCCGGAATGGTATTTCTACCCGTTCTACGCGATCCTGCGCGCCTTCACCTTCGACTTCATCCTGCCGGCCAAGCTGTGGGGCGTGCTGGCCATGTTCAGCGCCATCCTGGTGTGGTTCTTCCTGCCGTGGCTGGACAAGGGTCCGGTGCGTTCGGGCCACTACCGCCCGCTGTTCCGCAAGTTCTTCTGGTTCGGCCTGATCCCGTGCATGGCTGTGCTGTTCTACTGCGGCGGCGCGCCGGCCGAAGAGCCCTATGTCATGATCAGCCAGATCGCGACGGCTTACTACTTCCTGCACTTCCTGGTCATCCTGCCGATCGTCTCTTCGATCGAACGTCCGGAGCCGCTGCCCTTCTCGATCACCGAGGCGGTGCTGGGTTCCGACGAGAAGGCTGTGCTGGGCGACAACGCCAAGCCGGCGGTCTGA
- a CDS encoding sulfatase family protein: MIARCLAAAVATLGLAACAPQEPEPSAGEFAIDQRPNILLIISDDVGTDVTSDMFPGLIERLQATYGADGFDHPQAGRIDGHPASTPVLDAFAASGMTFSQTWAQPFCSPTRASILTGLNVRQHGVATYADALDQSHTSFVQALSDAGYATAVFGKWHMAGLPNPNGEDYPGMKPREAGFDYFSGNMHAALPTFWDWELQVQDAETAPGEWRSSPAPARSLPGVAPTTNAGVVKVAELLDWMEEREAEPERPWFGWLAFHLSHATIDQDPSAMMIPEADLLDAATRAEVEACGGTYASQDVGQCSGEAQMRFMTNAMDTLIGHVLRAVPPNTYVIYVGDNGTPMYGRPQLDFIDNMYITREARGKGTAWQGGALVPLAIAGPGIPAGSSNGEISHVADLFPTILQLAGLNVPERVSNGTRGGTTTLAGRSLAPLLFGRAESVRDPQSDVVLTESVNLMTGGTRVVGIRNARYKLVCADDPADCEFFDIAADPLEQYPLATPESCAAGGGRGVEASNYCTLRGALAAESIFAS; this comes from the coding sequence ATGATCGCACGCTGTCTAGCCGCTGCCGTTGCCACACTGGGACTTGCCGCCTGCGCGCCGCAGGAGCCCGAACCATCCGCCGGCGAGTTCGCCATCGACCAGCGGCCCAACATCCTGCTGATCATCTCCGACGATGTCGGCACCGATGTCACCAGCGACATGTTCCCCGGCCTGATCGAACGCTTGCAGGCAACCTACGGCGCTGACGGGTTCGACCATCCGCAGGCCGGCCGGATCGACGGCCACCCGGCCTCGACGCCGGTACTGGATGCCTTCGCAGCCAGCGGGATGACCTTCAGCCAGACCTGGGCGCAGCCGTTCTGCTCGCCGACGCGCGCTTCGATCCTGACCGGTCTGAACGTGCGCCAGCACGGCGTGGCGACCTATGCCGATGCGCTGGACCAGTCGCACACCAGCTTCGTGCAGGCCTTGTCCGATGCGGGCTATGCGACGGCCGTCTTCGGCAAGTGGCACATGGCCGGCCTGCCCAATCCCAATGGCGAGGACTATCCCGGCATGAAGCCACGGGAAGCCGGCTTCGACTATTTCTCCGGCAACATGCACGCCGCCTTGCCGACCTTCTGGGACTGGGAGCTGCAGGTGCAGGACGCGGAAACCGCGCCCGGCGAATGGCGCAGTTCGCCCGCGCCCGCGCGCTCGCTGCCGGGCGTCGCGCCCACCACCAATGCCGGTGTGGTGAAGGTGGCGGAATTGCTCGACTGGATGGAGGAGCGCGAGGCGGAGCCGGAGCGACCCTGGTTCGGCTGGCTGGCCTTCCACCTCAGCCACGCGACGATCGACCAGGATCCCAGCGCCATGATGATCCCCGAGGCGGACCTGCTGGACGCGGCAACCCGCGCCGAGGTGGAGGCCTGCGGCGGCACCTATGCCAGCCAGGACGTAGGCCAGTGCTCGGGCGAGGCCCAGATGCGCTTCATGACCAATGCCATGGACACGCTGATCGGCCACGTCCTGCGCGCCGTGCCGCCCAACACCTACGTCATCTACGTCGGCGACAACGGTACGCCGATGTACGGCCGCCCCCAGCTCGATTTCATCGACAACATGTACATCACCCGCGAAGCGCGCGGGAAAGGCACCGCCTGGCAAGGCGGCGCGCTGGTGCCGCTGGCGATTGCCGGCCCGGGCATCCCGGCAGGTTCCAGCAATGGCGAGATAAGCCATGTCGCGGACCTGTTCCCTACCATCCTGCAGCTGGCGGGGCTGAACGTGCCCGAAAGGGTCTCCAACGGTACACGAGGCGGCACAACCACGCTTGCAGGCCGCTCGCTGGCACCACTGCTGTTCGGCCGCGCCGAAAGCGTGCGCGACCCGCAAAGCGATGTCGTGCTGACCGAAAGCGTGAACCTGATGACTGGCGGCACTCGGGTCGTCGGCATCCGTAATGCGCGCTACAAGCTGGTCTGCGCCGACGACCCCGCCGATTGCGAGTTCTTCGACATCGCCGCCGACCCGCTGGAACAGTATCCGCTGGCCACCCCCGAGAGCTGCGCTGCCGGTGGTGGGCGGGGCGTCGAGGCCAGCAACTACTGCACCTTGCGCGGGGCGCTGGCAGCGGAATCGATTTTCGCAAGCTGA
- a CDS encoding cation:proton antiporter produces MEEQALVIALVGVLGIGAQWVAWRTGWPAIVLMLAAGFLAGPVLGIMDPEHAFGDLLEPMVSIGVALILFEGGLSLDFREFRKYGGGVWRLVLFGVPLGWLFGSLAGYYIAGLVWPVAILFAGILVVTGPTVVIPLLRQSAVQQRPAALLKWEAIVNDPFGALCAVVAYEYFRATSAGGGAYDVVPEIAIAAGISGLIGFGAAYIIAWSFPRGFVPEYLKVPVLLVMVIGTFVLCNKIEHEAGLLAVTVMGIALANMHVSSLRSIHPFKQNIAVLLVSGIFILLSASLDLEQLRQFEWQFGLFLLALLFLVRPATVLISLLFSSVPWNERLFLAWIAPRGIVLVAICGLFALRLEELGYADGTILIGLSFAVVVTTIIAHGFTVDFVARLLKVKGATRPGILLVGATPWTIALAKLLHELEAPVMVVDSSWQALKRARVAGIPTYHGEILNEATEHNLDLNPYQVLIAATDNEAYNALVCSEFAPEIGTDRVYQLGEGDDDEDHRALPASLRGRALFRSGFGVEDVQQRQLEGWEFRRTKLSEKYDFEDARENLPKAANMLLLIKPNGDLRFFTHAAAPEPEAGDLVVSYSPPRTISVEEETAKRSGKGGTKPQSA; encoded by the coding sequence ATGGAAGAACAGGCGCTTGTCATAGCCTTGGTCGGCGTGCTCGGCATTGGTGCGCAATGGGTCGCCTGGCGCACGGGCTGGCCCGCCATCGTGCTGATGCTGGCGGCCGGTTTCCTCGCCGGCCCCGTCCTCGGCATCATGGATCCCGAACATGCCTTTGGCGACTTGCTGGAGCCGATGGTGTCGATCGGCGTCGCGCTGATCCTGTTCGAGGGTGGCCTCAGCCTCGATTTCCGCGAATTCCGTAAATATGGCGGGGGCGTGTGGCGGCTGGTCCTCTTCGGCGTCCCGCTCGGCTGGCTGTTCGGCTCGCTCGCCGGCTACTACATCGCCGGCCTCGTCTGGCCGGTGGCCATCCTTTTCGCCGGCATCCTCGTGGTGACCGGACCGACCGTGGTCATCCCGCTGCTCCGCCAGAGTGCCGTGCAACAGCGGCCGGCGGCGCTGCTGAAATGGGAAGCAATCGTCAACGACCCGTTCGGCGCCCTGTGTGCCGTGGTCGCCTACGAGTATTTCCGCGCCACCTCGGCTGGCGGCGGCGCTTATGACGTCGTCCCCGAAATCGCCATTGCCGCCGGCATATCCGGCCTGATCGGCTTCGGCGCAGCCTACATCATCGCCTGGAGCTTCCCGCGCGGCTTCGTGCCCGAATACCTCAAGGTCCCGGTGCTGCTGGTCATGGTGATCGGCACCTTCGTGCTGTGCAACAAGATCGAGCACGAGGCGGGCCTGTTGGCAGTTACCGTGATGGGTATCGCGCTTGCCAACATGCATGTCTCCTCGCTGCGTTCGATCCACCCCTTCAAGCAGAACATCGCCGTGCTGCTGGTGTCGGGTATCTTCATCCTGCTCTCCGCCAGCCTCGACCTCGAGCAATTGCGCCAATTCGAATGGCAGTTCGGCCTGTTTCTGCTGGCGCTGCTGTTCCTTGTGCGCCCCGCGACGGTCCTGATCAGCCTGCTGTTCTCCAGCGTGCCGTGGAACGAGCGGCTGTTCCTCGCCTGGATTGCGCCGCGCGGCATCGTGCTGGTCGCCATCTGCGGCCTGTTTGCCTTGCGCCTGGAGGAACTGGGCTATGCCGACGGCACCATCCTGATCGGCCTCAGCTTCGCGGTGGTGGTGACGACGATCATCGCGCACGGCTTCACCGTCGACTTCGTGGCGCGGCTGCTGAAGGTGAAGGGCGCGACGCGGCCCGGCATCCTGCTTGTCGGCGCCACGCCATGGACGATCGCGCTGGCCAAGCTGCTGCACGAACTGGAAGCCCCGGTGATGGTGGTGGATTCGAGCTGGCAAGCGCTGAAGCGGGCCCGAGTGGCGGGAATTCCCACCTATCACGGTGAAATCCTCAACGAGGCGACCGAGCACAATCTCGACCTCAACCCCTACCAGGTGCTGATCGCCGCAACCGACAACGAGGCCTATAACGCGCTCGTCTGCTCCGAATTCGCCCCGGAAATCGGCACCGACCGCGTCTACCAGCTGGGCGAGGGCGACGATGACGAAGACCACCGCGCCTTGCCGGCCTCCCTGCGCGGTCGCGCGCTGTTCCGTTCGGGCTTCGGGGTCGAGGACGTGCAGCAGCGCCAGCTGGAAGGCTGGGAGTTCCGGCGCACCAAGCTGTCCGAGAAGTACGATTTCGAAGATGCGCGCGAAAACCTGCCCAAGGCGGCCAACATGCTGCTGCTGATCAAGCCGAACGGGGACCTGCGCTTCTTCACCCATGCCGCCGCGCCGGAGCCGGAGGCGGGCGACCTGGTCGTTTCATATTCTCCGCCACGCACCATATCGGTGGAGGAAGAGACGGCGAAACGAAGCGGGAAAGGCGGCACAAAGCCGCAATCCGCATGA
- a CDS encoding adenine phosphoribosyltransferase translates to MSRDELKALIRTVPDFPSHGIQFRDITTLLAHGEGLAASIDHLVEIAADLGADKVAGIEARGFIFGTALALRLGVGFVPLRKAGKLPVETIGEDYALEYGSARLELDPSIVDDNAHVLVVDDLLATGGTAIAATNLLRRAGARVEHALFVVDLPELPGGKALAEAGITPHALVEFAGH, encoded by the coding sequence CTGTCGCGTGATGAGCTGAAAGCGCTTATCCGGACAGTCCCGGATTTTCCGTCCCACGGCATCCAGTTTCGCGACATCACCACGCTCCTTGCCCATGGCGAGGGGCTTGCTGCGTCTATCGACCACCTCGTCGAGATCGCGGCCGATCTAGGCGCCGACAAGGTGGCCGGCATCGAGGCGCGCGGCTTCATCTTCGGCACTGCCCTGGCGCTGCGCCTTGGCGTGGGCTTCGTGCCCCTGCGCAAGGCAGGCAAGCTGCCGGTCGAAACGATCGGGGAGGATTACGCCCTCGAATACGGCTCTGCCCGGCTGGAGCTGGATCCCAGCATCGTCGACGATAATGCGCATGTGCTGGTCGTTGATGACCTGCTGGCGACCGGTGGCACGGCGATTGCCGCGACCAACCTGCTGCGTCGTGCCGGAGCACGGGTCGAACACGCCTTGTTCGTTGTCGATCTGCCCGAACTGCCCGGCGGAAAGGCGCTGGCGGAGGCCGGAATCACCCCTCATGCGCTGGTAGAATTCGCCGGACATTGA
- the pgeF gene encoding peptidoglycan editing factor PgeF, protein MADAGEVVRAANIAVPHGFLDAAQSDARQLSLAIGEAEPVFVEQVHSATAICVDRPFKDAARPQVDAMATATPGLALAVVTADCAPVLLADSQAGVIGAAHAGWRGAQGGVIADVVERMEELGAARANIAAAIGPTIAKASYEVGADMRAAFDPQDFDLFEATGPDKWHFDLEAYVVRQLAAAGIESVCPLGLDTYADKPRFHSYRRATHLGEPTTGRQISLIALPG, encoded by the coding sequence TTGGCTGACGCGGGCGAGGTCGTTCGCGCTGCAAACATCGCCGTCCCGCACGGCTTCCTCGACGCTGCCCAGAGCGATGCGCGCCAGCTTTCGCTCGCCATTGGCGAGGCAGAGCCGGTGTTCGTCGAGCAGGTCCATTCCGCCACGGCAATCTGCGTGGACCGGCCCTTCAAGGACGCCGCGCGCCCGCAGGTCGATGCCATGGCCACTGCCACCCCCGGCCTCGCGCTGGCCGTCGTCACCGCCGATTGCGCGCCGGTCCTGCTCGCCGACTCGCAGGCAGGCGTCATCGGCGCGGCCCATGCCGGCTGGCGCGGCGCGCAGGGCGGGGTGATCGCCGATGTCGTGGAGCGGATGGAAGAACTGGGTGCCGCGCGGGCGAATATCGCTGCCGCCATCGGCCCCACCATCGCCAAGGCAAGCTACGAAGTGGGGGCGGACATGCGCGCCGCCTTCGATCCGCAGGACTTCGACCTGTTCGAGGCGACCGGGCCGGACAAGTGGCATTTCGACCTGGAAGCCTATGTTGTTCGCCAACTTGCCGCGGCGGGAATCGAATCGGTCTGCCCGCTCGGTCTCGATACCTATGCCGACAAGCCGCGCTTCCATTCCTATCGCCGCGCCACGCATCTGGGAGAGCCGACAACGGGCCGCCAGATATCGCTGATCGCGCTTCCCGGCTGA
- the pepN gene encoding aminopeptidase N: protein MDIARTPSTIDGNDQLADAAPQPKAPAIIRREDYKPFPWKVPQVALDFTLGLDKTRVVATLQVEANPEAERSPIILLNGDDLEPLSVKVDGEEVTSWTLEDEDMLLSLQSDRHEIEIVTEIDPSANTKLMGLYASDGMLCTQCEAEGFRRIAFFPDRPDVLSTYRVRMSGDAEAFPVLLCNGNLEASGTGEDGTHWAEWHDPWPKPSYLFALVAGQLVANTDSFTTMSGREVTLNIYVREGDLPRTGHAMESLKKSMKWDEEVFGREYDLDLFNIVAVSDFNMGAMENKGLNIFNTKYVLADEDTATDSDFDGIEGVIAHEYFHNWSGNRITCRDWFQLSLKEGFTVLRDQLFSQDMGSEPVKRIEDVRVLRGAQFPEDSGPLAHPIRPDSYREISNFYTATVYNKGAEVIRMMRTMAGEERFRKGTDLYFDRHDGEAATCEDFIRAIEEGAGLDLSQFRLWYSQAGTPKVSVRLEHTGDTATLHLSQDVPATPGQPDKQPMPIPLKLALFDRKTGKHHGEQLVTVNKAQDSLSFSGFAEKPVLSINRGFSAPITVERDVGQDELVFLAAHDDDPFARYEALQDLVVGHLKQAVDGALTDDQRDAARSAIAQALKAVLEDDRLDDLMRGELLLLLPSETYLAETMLVADPGRIHQERQALRAALGQALESEFAALHERASAVPFGLSAEARGARKVKTQALVYMAAGNPQRGKAMAWAQYQGADNMTDRQGALMVLTGLDGIERTDALIDFYNRYQGNALVVDKWFALQASSMHPHVLDHVKALGNHPDFTMKNPNRVRSLYMAFAYNPHAFHAPSGEGYKLVADVILALDPINPQTAARFVPQLGRWRRIEPGRSALMKAQLERIAEAPELSRDTYEQVSRSLG, encoded by the coding sequence ATGGATATTGCCCGCACTCCCTCGACCATCGACGGCAACGACCAGTTGGCCGATGCCGCCCCGCAGCCCAAGGCTCCCGCGATCATCCGCCGGGAGGACTACAAGCCCTTCCCCTGGAAGGTGCCGCAAGTCGCGCTCGATTTCACGCTGGGGCTGGACAAGACGCGCGTCGTCGCAACCCTGCAGGTGGAGGCCAATCCCGAGGCCGAGCGCTCGCCGATCATCCTCCTGAACGGGGACGACCTGGAACCGCTGAGCGTGAAGGTCGATGGCGAGGAAGTGACCAGCTGGACGCTGGAAGACGAGGACATGCTGCTCTCGCTGCAGAGCGACCGTCACGAGATCGAGATCGTCACCGAGATCGACCCGTCGGCCAACACCAAGCTGATGGGCCTCTATGCCTCGGACGGCATGCTGTGCACCCAGTGCGAGGCGGAGGGCTTCCGCCGCATTGCCTTCTTCCCCGATCGGCCTGATGTGCTCTCCACCTACCGCGTGCGGATGAGTGGCGATGCCGAGGCCTTTCCCGTGCTGCTGTGCAACGGCAACCTCGAGGCCAGTGGCACTGGCGAGGATGGCACGCACTGGGCCGAATGGCACGACCCCTGGCCCAAGCCGAGTTATCTCTTCGCGCTGGTGGCGGGGCAGCTGGTCGCCAACACCGACAGCTTCACCACCATGAGCGGGCGCGAGGTAACGCTGAACATCTACGTGCGCGAGGGCGACCTGCCGCGCACCGGCCACGCGATGGAATCGCTGAAGAAGAGTATGAAATGGGACGAAGAGGTGTTCGGCCGCGAATACGATCTCGACCTGTTCAACATTGTCGCCGTTTCCGACTTCAACATGGGCGCGATGGAGAACAAGGGTCTCAACATCTTCAACACGAAATACGTGCTGGCGGACGAGGACACTGCGACTGATAGCGACTTCGACGGCATCGAAGGCGTGATCGCGCACGAATACTTCCACAACTGGTCAGGCAACCGCATCACCTGCCGCGACTGGTTCCAGCTGAGCCTGAAGGAAGGCTTCACCGTGCTGCGCGACCAGCTGTTCAGCCAGGACATGGGCAGCGAACCGGTGAAGCGCATCGAGGACGTGCGCGTGCTGCGCGGGGCGCAGTTCCCCGAAGACAGCGGTCCGCTGGCGCATCCCATCCGCCCGGACAGCTATCGCGAGATCTCCAACTTCTACACCGCCACCGTCTACAACAAGGGTGCCGAAGTCATCCGCATGATGCGCACCATGGCAGGCGAGGAGCGCTTCCGGAAAGGCACGGACCTCTATTTCGACCGTCACGACGGCGAAGCCGCGACCTGCGAGGACTTCATCAGGGCGATCGAGGAAGGTGCCGGGCTGGACCTGTCGCAGTTCCGCCTGTGGTACTCGCAGGCCGGCACGCCGAAGGTCTCCGTGCGGCTGGAACACACCGGCGATACGGCCACCCTGCACCTGTCACAGGACGTGCCGGCCACTCCAGGCCAGCCGGACAAGCAGCCGATGCCGATTCCGCTCAAGCTGGCGCTGTTCGACAGGAAAACCGGGAAACACCATGGTGAACAACTGGTTACCGTTAACAAAGCTCAAGATAGCCTGAGCTTTTCCGGATTCGCCGAAAAGCCGGTGCTGTCGATCAATCGCGGCTTTTCCGCGCCGATCACCGTCGAGCGTGACGTGGGTCAGGACGAGCTGGTCTTCCTAGCCGCCCACGATGACGACCCCTTTGCCCGTTACGAGGCCTTGCAGGACCTGGTCGTCGGCCACCTGAAGCAGGCGGTCGACGGTGCGCTGACCGATGACCAGCGGGATGCGGCGCGCAGCGCGATTGCGCAGGCGCTGAAAGCGGTCCTCGAAGACGACCGGCTGGATGACCTGATGCGCGGCGAACTGCTGCTGCTGCTGCCGAGCGAGACTTACCTCGCCGAAACCATGCTGGTGGCGGACCCCGGCCGCATCCACCAGGAACGCCAGGCCCTGCGCGCGGCATTGGGGCAGGCGCTGGAAAGCGAATTCGCCGCCCTGCACGAACGTGCCTCGGCCGTGCCCTTCGGCCTCTCCGCCGAAGCGCGCGGGGCACGCAAGGTGAAGACCCAGGCGCTGGTCTACATGGCGGCGGGCAATCCGCAGCGCGGCAAGGCGATGGCCTGGGCGCAGTACCAGGGCGCGGACAACATGACCGATCGGCAGGGGGCGCTGATGGTGCTGACCGGCCTCGACGGGATCGAGCGCACCGATGCGCTAATCGACTTCTACAACCGCTACCAGGGCAATGCACTGGTGGTCGACAAGTGGTTCGCACTGCAGGCCAGCTCCATGCACCCGCACGTGCTGGACCATGTGAAGGCACTGGGCAACCACCCTGACTTCACCATGAAGAACCCCAACCGCGTGCGTTCGCTGTACATGGCCTTCGCCTACAACCCGCACGCCTTCCACGCGCCCAGCGGCGAGGGTTACAAGCTGGTGGCCGACGTCATCCTGGCATTGGACCCGATCAACCCGCAGACCGCTGCGCGCTTCGTGCCGCAGCTGGGCCGCTGGCGGCGGATCGAGCCGGGGCGTTCGGCATTGATGAAGGCGCAGCTCGAACGCATTGCCGAGGCACCGGAGCTGTCGCGCGATACCTACGAACAGGTGAGCCGCAGCCTTGGCTGA
- a CDS encoding OmpA family protein, which yields MKRLATIAVAGTSIIVLSGCELRRDGAEEEPAVEQAAESEDGTTATPTPTESASPVASIIRNDAAPREPVAEVPTQPVELTIPFPDGTDISAAAERQLAGLLTEDALQEDWPVILGGHTDSGGNDQANLRASRARAEAVAAWLVERGVADERIRVIAFGEQNPIAPNALPDGTPNEAGRRTNRRVEIRIAPPAGPRAGTETGAGNRTGQDQGA from the coding sequence ATGAAGAGACTGGCAACCATCGCCGTGGCGGGCACCAGCATCATCGTCCTGTCGGGCTGTGAGCTGCGCCGTGACGGTGCCGAGGAAGAACCGGCGGTCGAGCAAGCGGCAGAGAGTGAAGACGGCACGACGGCTACGCCCACGCCGACCGAGAGCGCTTCGCCGGTTGCCTCGATCATCCGCAACGATGCCGCCCCGCGCGAGCCGGTGGCCGAGGTGCCGACGCAGCCGGTCGAGCTGACCATTCCCTTCCCTGACGGGACCGACATCAGCGCCGCGGCCGAGCGCCAGTTGGCGGGCCTGCTGACCGAGGATGCGCTGCAGGAAGACTGGCCGGTCATTCTTGGCGGGCACACCGATTCGGGCGGTAACGACCAGGCCAACCTGCGCGCCTCGCGCGCTCGCGCAGAAGCGGTGGCGGCCTGGCTGGTGGAACGCGGCGTGGCCGACGAGAGGATTCGCGTCATCGCCTTTGGCGAGCAGAACCCGATCGCGCCCAATGCCTTGCCCGACGGCACGCCCAACGAAGCCGGACGCCGCACCAACCGCCGGGTCGAAATCCGCATCGCCCCACCGGCCGGCCCGCGTGCGGGCACGGAGACCGGGGCGGGCAATCGCACGGGGCAGGATCAGGGCGCTTGA